The Malassezia restricta chromosome I, complete sequence genome contains the following window.
ACGGAAGCATTGGTGATGTGCGTATTGTTGATCGGGCTATATCGCCGGAGGAGTTTATGTTCAGGCCTGATCTTAACTCCACGACTGGTAAATAATTCGATAGGCATATGCCGATCCTGGCGTTGCGATAATTATATCCCCGATCGAAGCGGGGTGGGGTAGCGTGGGAGCGACGAAGTATATCTCAGGTAATTGGTCCTTTCCCCCACCAGCCCTCAAAGTAGTCGTGTGTTTCTGTATCTCAAACGCACAGCATGTTTGCACCGAAAGCACCCTGTACAACAGGTCGTGATAGTGTTTCGACGTTGAGATACAAGGCTCTGAATTCAGAGTCATATCGACTTGACAGTCCGCCGTTCACGGGTGCAGCAGTGACCGGAGGTGGGCCCGTAACAAAGGAGCTGGGACAGGATGGCTCTAATCCAAATGTGTATGTATAATAGACTTCTGACCATCTAAGGCATCGGATGAATAATTCCCACGATACGGATGTACAGCCGTGGGATCTTGACAGCGGAATGGACGAGGAACTGGATGAGGCTCATTCCCAACGAGACATGGACACAGCTAAGACACGCACGCCTTTTTTCCAATCTGTGCCTCGCCAAGGTGAGACAATGGATACGTATACATTCCCTCGCCACAGACTGCCTACCCACATGCATGATGAAGAAAAGATTCCGCTTATTATCGTGGCTTGCGGCAGTTTTTCACCGCCGACGTACTTGCATTTGCGCATGTTTGAAATGGCCAAGGATCAGGTAATTGAGTCCGGTAATTATGAGCTCCTGGCTGGGTATTATTCGCCTGTATCGGATCAGTATAAGAAGGAGGGTCTCGCCAAAGCGGTTCACCGAgtgcgcatgtgcgagTTGGCCGTGGAGCGGTCATCCAACTGGCTCATGGTTGATGCGTGGGAGTCGCTGCAGGGCGAGTATCAACGCACAGCCGTGGTATTGGACCACTTTGCCACTGAAATAAACGGGAAGAATGGCGAGCGTGGCATAAAGTTGCGGGATGGCTCCTACAAACCGATAAAGATAATGCTGTTGGCGGGCGGTGACCTGATCCAGAGCATGGGTGAGCCTGGTGTGTGGGCTGAAGAGGACCTGCGTCACATTTTGGGCGAATTCGGCTGTCTGATTGTGGAACGTACTGGAGCAGATGTGTGGTCCTTCCTTCTCTCACATGACTTGTTATGGCACTTCCGTCGGAATTTGATTGTGGTGAAGCAGACGATCTACAATGATATCAGCAGTACAAAAGTGCGCCTATTTGTTCGTCGAGGATACTCGATCAAGTATTTGTTGCCCAACAGTGTGATCCAGTATATTGAGCAAAATGGTTTGTACCGCTAGGAATCAGAAATAGGGTATGAATTTTATGAATGCCAGGCACGTTGGCTATTTCCCCCACCAAGTCCAAGTAGCAACTCGGCTGCTTGGCGGTCATGCTCGGTCCATGCGTGCCCATCGGTATCACCATTGTCCTTAAGCATGACTAGGACATGCTGCGGCTGGGCAAAGTTAGGTGGTGAGCATGATTCAGCTTGCTCATTGTCGTCAAAAAATCCACTGTCATCATGGACAGGCTCTTTTTCAGTACTGCTTGTCTCTTTGCCCACAAGAGGCAGCATATCACAACTGCGTGCACTGGATGTGCGTGTCCAGTTCGTAGTGAGCTTGTTTGGCATATGTGACGTAGCAGAAATGGCCCGGCGATTCAAAGGGCGGCGACTCATCAGCGGTGCACGCCTAGGAGGCTGTTGTGGCTGTACATGCAGGTTAACAAACGATGGCGCAGAGTTGTGCAAAGTCAGTTCCTGCAGGGGACGATTCGGCATGCTgtgcacacgctgcatTCTGACGCCCGACGAGGCGTTGGGCGGTACATTTTCTTTGTTTTGATGCAAGTTTCCATCCGCAGCCATCTCCAAACGCAAAGACGGCTTGCGCTGAAAACTGTGACAGCGGCGTTTGTTCATGTTTTCGTGCATAACAAGGCGTGCATCGGATTCATGTCGCTTCATATCGTCCAGGCTTCGGGtgcgcttgcgctccaTAAGTCgcttcgtgcgccgctgaGCAAGTCGACGAAGCGTGCGCtcttcatcatcgtcctcgtccatgccgaCGTTAGCCGTGGAGTTCACCGTATGAAGCTCGTCATTTGcctcgctgctgcagctgccCAGTGCACTCGAGCTTTCCATGCGTTGCCAGATAGCACGATCATCATTGTGAACGTCGCCTGTAATAATACCGTGCCCATCGCGCGTGCTATCCAGTGTGCAGGACATTGGCGGTTCTGGCTGATGCATGGCGGTGGGGCATTCGCGCAGAGCAGCACGCCCCGCGGTTGTTGTCATGAGCGATACGCTTGGTGTGCTCTGAGAGCGCGTGAACGGCTCGCGTGGGGGGAATACAGGTGCCAGGAAAGGCACTGAATGCGTAGGCGCGGAGAGTGCCGATGAGGACTGGTATCTCTGTGAGCGTTTCTTTTCAGCTTGGCGGCGGTTCTGAAACCAAACTGAGACAGCACGAGTCGACATTCCTACCATTCTGGCGAGTTCCGAGCGCTTATTCTCACTGGGAAAGGCATTTCGGACATATGCCGACATGAGAATGTTGACTTCATGCGGCCGTGTACGGCGCCGACGCTTCTTTTCATGAGAAGCAGTGTCATGGcgatgcacatgcagcgctggTATATGATGTTCTGATTCTGTAGACATGGTCTGGCCACGTTGGGTCCAGTGGAAAAGAGTGGATTGGCTGACACGCCTCCTTTGGTGTGTGTGGTCAGCGGCGTACCACACGCTCAGCACGTAACTCGTGTTTGTTTGCCACGCGCATGTGTATCACGCGTGGCGGATGTGGAGGCACATGACGACGTCGGCTTAGGGGCTCGTCGACTGGACGTGTGGAAAACTCTACGATTTATCATGCGTAAAGAAACGCGccggcagcagcggcacatgaAGACGCATGGTCCAGCCGTGCGGCAGAGTGATGTGCCGTGGGTAACAATGCCGTATACTTTTGCATCAGAGAGTGTGAACGAGACGACAGATGACGGTTTCGAGGGCCTCGATatggccgacgacgactttCTTGGACTGCAGACGGCCGAGGGCTTTGATGTCGTGTATGAGACGGATGAGACGGGAAATCGACGCGCTAAGATTGTCAAGCTGAATGAAACGAACAAGCGCAAACAGAAACAAAAAGAGGCACCAATTAAACCGTACCCTGCCGAGCCTATCAAGAAACGCAAAGTggacgatgatgaggaTGTGGGCGCGATGCTCCAAGcagcgcgcgagcgtggTATTCTGGAGCAAGATGACACGGGTGACGATGGAAAGGAAGATGCTGATGCTTCCGCGCCCGGATGGGCACCATATGCACTGCACCCTGTCCTGAAAAAAGCGATGGTCGCGCTGGGCTTTAACACGCCGACAGATGTGCAAGCAGCGACTTTACCGCCATCTCTCGGCACcgacgccatgccgcctcGGGATGTCGTTGGTGTGGCCCAGACTGGCAGCGGTAAGACATTGGCCTACGCACTTCCGATTCTGCAGTATATCCTGGAAAACACGGCGCACAGCCAAGACCCGGCGCGGTCATTGGAGGCCCTTGTCCTGACGCCCACGCGTGAACTTGCACTGCAAGTGTGTTCGCACATCCGTGCAGTGGTAGAGGCGGGCGGACGCTTTGCGAACGTTGCGGCCATATGCGGTGGCATGTCGGTTCAGAAGCAGGAGCGGGTGttgctgcagcatggcggAGCCCATATTGTGGTGGCGACGCCTGGTCGGCTGTGGGACATGATCAAgcacgacgatgcgcttgcACTGCGTGTCCGGCGCACACGCTTTCTCGTTATTGATGAGGCGGACCGCATGATTGAGGCGGGGCATTTTGCTGAGATGGATTTGCTGCTGCAGAtggtgcgccgcacgaagggcgcagcagctgatGCCAATCCCGACATGCAGACGTTTGTCTATTCGGCGACGATGTCCAAGGCTCTTCAGACAAATCTAAAGCGGGCGTTGTGGCGCAAGAAGCAGCGACGCGAGGCCGAACCTTCCAACACACTAGATGATTTATTGGCACGCGTTGATTTCCGCGACGCTGAGCCAGTCGTGATCGAgatggcgacgcagcgccaTGTAGCAGATACGCTATATGAAGCCAAGATGGAGTGCGTCGGACAGGATAAGGACGCGTACTTGTACTATATCTTGCTGCGGTATCCGGGACGCACTCTTGTGTTTGTGAATGCGATCGACGGTGTGCGTCGTCTTGTGCCGCTCTTGACGCTACTGGGCATACCTGCATACCCATTACACGGACAGTTgcaacagcagcagcggctcAAGAACTTGGACCGTTtccgacgtgcgccgcacgcggCGCTACTGGCCACAGACGTCGCAGCACGTGGTATCGATATTCAGGGCGTCGATCATGTGGTGCACTTTCAagtgccgcgctcggcagACACGTATGTCCACCGCGCTGGTCGTACGGCACGAGCTGGTCGAGAGGGTGTATCGATTGCCCTGATTGAGCCCAGTGAGCTGCGGCTCTGGCGTGCCATATGGCAAGCCCTCGAACGGCAGGACACGGTGCCTACGATGCCTGTCGAATACACGTTCCTCACGCCGATCCGCGAACGACTTgccttggcgcgcgacatcGATGCGTTGTCGCATGCTCAGACGAAAGAGTCGCATGATGACCACTGGCTGCGTTCCTTGGCGCGTGAAGCAGACGTGGAATATGAGAGCGACGAGGAACCGGACCCGGACGCCAATGTATCGCACCATAGGCGCCACTCCTCGACAAaagcgcgtgtcgcgcagctcaaggcgcagctggcacACATGCTTTCACGCCCTCTTCAAGCACGTGGTATGAGTCAAAAGTACCTGACGAGCACCACACGCCCTGGCTATGTACATGCGTTGCTAGAAGGacggcatgcgccgcataTGCTGGGTATGACACGGTCCAAGATCCATGATGATATGAGCGCCAAGAAGCAACGTACATAGTCTACATACCATACTTGGCACCACGGTAAAAGGCCGGTggcagcgtcggcgcaAGCGCAAAGTACGGCCGCTCTATGACGAGCAGTTCAGAGCCACTAGGCGAGGGCAAAACACCCGCGTAGAGCAGTGGTTGGTAGCGGAACGTCGTACGCACGGACCATGCATCGTCGCTCTCGACCACATGCCCACTGCGCCGCTTCTTGCGTGAGGTGCGTGAAAGCGTCGTGAGAGGTCGTGCCGTGCAGATCCACGTCGGGCCATAGACACAGAGTGAGGCGTGGCCGTCGGGACCCGGCAGCCAAGTGCATCCCACCACAGGCTCGCGAATGCGAGAAAGCGCAGCATCAAGATCACGACGGAGCGCTGCTTCCCATGCAGGTGCCTCGCCATCGGCCTCGAGATCGTAGAATGAGACTTGGTTTGTGGGCAGCACCAACGCAAGCAGACTTGGGTGTGTAGGATGAAAGCATGCACCGCTCGGCACATAAGCCGGCGTCGCAAGCGCACGTTGGTGCGACAGTGTATCGAGATGAAAGAcgtgcatgcgtcgcgcggTATCTGCCGTGACGAGCCATTGGCCATCGGACGAGACAGCGGCCAACACAATGGGTGTCGGCGTGGCAGCAGCCTGGCCGTGTCCCCCGCTCAGCACACGACCATCAAGAGCCGTGCGTGTTGTGCGATGCTGTGCAAATGACCGCAGTAGATGCGGCGCTTCGCTCGAAGTTGGCAGCTGCAACACATGCACAAacgagccatgcgccgtACAAAGCACTAGACGCGTGCAATCTGGCGTGAATGCCAGCGCCGAGGCACCAGGCGCTGGGGCATTACGGCCATGCACGGCCTCGCCCAAAGAGCGAAtgcgtcgtggcgtgcctgAGCCAAGGTCGTACAGCCTGGTTTCATAAAGGTCCGAGGCAGCCAGGAAGCGGCCATCTGCACTGATGGCAGCTGCACCAAGATTTGAGTGCATACGAAGCTCCAGCTCCCACACCTTGCTCCACGACTCGTCGCGAAGTGCCCATATGGCCACActgcgctcgcgacgcaaCATGATCCAGCGATGAAGCGGTGCGACGCCCACGACACTATCGCGAGCATGTGCGGGCACGAAAGAGACGCGCCGTTGGACGGTGTCCGCGAAAGACGTCGATACACTCGAAGATACAGGATTGTGGTTTGGTGCGCGCCACGATGCATGAGAGGCAGGGGTTAGCACGAGCTGAAAATCCAGACCGCCGCTGAGAAGAATGGGGACGCGGGAAGGTGAGGGCACGGGTCCGAGTTGCAGTGGCGGGTCCATCGCCAGGGCACGGATATCATGCGCATGTAGACGCCTTGTACCAGTATGGGCCCATGCGTGCCCGACATGCGTGTATTCCACAACCTTTTGGTCGACGCCTGCACTGTACACGGCGCGCGCATCACTGCTGACACAGAGGGTTAGCACATCGGCACCGGCCGTATGGCTCTGGAAAGTGGCACCAGGTATAGGGATACGTGTGCGTGCATCAAAGAAGGTGACACGTCCTGTCGAGTCGCCTGTCACAAGTGTGCCGTCCcgcagcacggcgacgCTCCATACGATCGTGTGCTCCTGTCGATTCTTCAGCACAGTCAGGCGCGACTTCAGCTGGCCAGTCGGGACGTCCCagacggccgccgtcgaaTTGCCGAGACCACCCAACAGATACGTATCACGCCAggcctcgtcatcatcatcgtccgAGTCATTTGACGTGGCCATCTGGCGGCGCGGTGGGCCCCATGCCAGGCTCAGAATACGActcgccacgcgcgtcaTGCGTGGTGCCACATGCATGCCTGTGCCCACATGCTCAAATGCGTCACCTGCCACGTCAAtgaggcgcacgacgccgtctTCACACCCGATCGCGAGAAACTTGCCCGTGGGACTGGCAGCCATGCTCCAAATAGCACCGCCATGAGAAGATAGCGTGCGCGTCGGTGTTCTCGTGTCCGCAGCCTGTTGGCCTGTCAGAGATGAGGGCAAAAAGTGTTCAGAGACAATACTACCGCCCGAAGTGCTAAACAAACGGAGATGTGAGG
Protein-coding sequences here:
- a CDS encoding ATP-dependent RNA helicase DDX24/MAK5, which gives rise to MRKETRRQQRHMKTHGPAVRQSDVPWVTMPYTFASESVNETTDDGFEGLDMADDDFLGLQTAEGFDVVYETDETGNRRAKIVKLNETNKRKQKQKEAPIKPYPAEPIKKRKVDDDEDVGAMLQAARERGILEQDDTGDDGKEDADASAPGWAPYALHPVLKKAMVALGFNTPTDVQAATLPPSLGTDAMPPRDVVGVAQTGSGKTLAYALPILQYILENTAHSQDPARSLEALVLTPTRELALQVCSHIRAVVEAGGRFANVAAICGGMSVQKQERVLLQHGGAHIVVATPGRLWDMIKHDDALALRVRRTRFLVIDEADRMIEAGHFAEMDLLLQMVRRTKGAAADANPDMQTFVYSATMSKALQTNLKRALWRKKQRREAEPSNTLDDLLARVDFRDAEPVVIEMATQRHVADTLYEAKMECVGQDKDAYLYYILLRYPGRTLVFVNAIDGVRRLVPLLTLLGIPAYPLHGQLQQQQRLKNLDRFRRAPHAALLATDVAARGIDIQGVDHVVHFQVPRSADTYVHRAGRTARAGREGVSIALIEPSELRLWRAIWQALERQDTVPTMPVEYTFLTPIRERLALARDIDALSHAQTKESHDDHWLRSLAREADVEYESDEEPDPDANVSHHRRHSSTKARVAQLKAQLAHMLSRPLQARGMSQKYLTSTTRPGYVHALLEGRHAPHMLGMTRSKIHDDMSAKKQRT
- a CDS encoding U3 small nucleolar RNA-associated protein 4 yields the protein MSVDVSKPGASVPVHRVRFVDWSPSAITALALSPVAWTESAAAGRSVLAIGRDNGNIDLCTWCEGQSGSIAQGWSPVWTLLGEENYKIESLAFTASASHLRLFSTSGGSIVSEHFLPSSLTGQQAADTRTPTRTLSSHGGAIWSMAASPTGKFLAIGCEDGVVRLIDVAGDAFEHVGTGMHVAPRMTRVASRILSLAWGPPRRQMATSNDSDDDDDEAWRDTYLLGGLGNSTAAVWDVPTGQLKSRLTVLKNRQEHTIVWSVAVLRDGTLVTGDSTGRVTFFDARTRIPIPGATFQSHTAGADVLTLCVSSDARAVYSAGVDQKVVEYTHVGHAWAHTGTRRLHAHDIRALAMDPPLQLGPVPSPSRVPILLSGGLDFQLVLTPASHASWRAPNHNPVSSSVSTSFADTVQRRVSFVPAHARDSVVGVAPLHRWIMLRRERSVAIWALRDESWSKVWELELRMHSNLGAAAISADGRFLAASDLYETRLYDLGSGTPRRIRSLGEAVHGRNAPAPGASALAFTPDCTRLVLCTAHGSFVHVLQLPTSSEAPHLLRSFAQHRTTRTALDGRVLSGGHGQAAATPTPIVLAAVSSDGQWLVTADTARRMHVFHLDTLSHQRALATPAYVPSGACFHPTHPSLLALVLPTNQVSFYDLEADGEAPAWEAALRRDLDAALSRIREPVVGCTWLPGPDGHASLCVYGPTWICTARPLTTLSRTSRKKRRSGHVVESDDAWSVRTTFRYQPLLYAGVLPSPSGSELLVIERPYFALAPTLPPAFYRGAKYGM
- a CDS encoding homeobox transcription factor, whose amino-acid sequence is MSTESEHHIPALHVHRHDTASHEKKRRRRTRPHEVNILMSAYVRNAFPSENKRSELARMVGMSTRAVSVWFQNRRQAEKKRSQRYQSSSALSAPTHSVPFLAPVFPPREPFTRSQSTPSVSLMTTTAGRAALRECPTAMHQPEPPMSCTLDSTRDGHGIITGDVHNDDRAIWQRMESSSALGSCSSEANDELHTVNSTANVGMDEDDDEERTLRRLAQRRTKRLMERKRTRSLDDMKRHESDARLVMHENMNKRRCHSFQRKPSLRLEMAADGNLHQNKENVPPNASSGVRMQRVHSMPNRPLQELTLHNSAPSFVNLHVQPQQPPRRAPLMSRRPLNRRAISATSHMPNKLTTNWTRTSSARSCDMLPLVGKETSSTEKEPVHDDSGFFDDNEQAESCSPPNFAQPQHVLVMLKDNGDTDGHAWTEHDRQAAELLLGLGGGNSQRAWHS
- a CDS encoding nicotinamide mononucleotide adenylyltransferase, producing the protein MFAPKAPCTTGRDSVSTLRYKALNSESYRLDSPPFTGAAVTGGGPVTKELGQDGSNPNVHRMNNSHDTDVQPWDLDSGMDEELDEAHSQRDMDTAKTRTPFFQSVPRQGETMDTYTFPRHRLPTHMHDEEKIPLIIVACGSFSPPTYLHLRMFEMAKDQVIESGNYELLAGYYSPVSDQYKKEGLAKAVHRVRMCELAVERSSNWLMVDAWESLQGEYQRTAVVLDHFATEINGKNGERGIKLRDGSYKPIKIMLLAGGDLIQSMGEPGVWAEEDLRHILGEFGCLIVERTGADVWSFLLSHDLLWHFRRNLIVVKQTIYNDISSTKVRLFVRRGYSIKYLLPNSVIQYIEQNGLYR